In a genomic window of Ptiloglossa arizonensis isolate GNS036 chromosome 12, iyPtiAriz1_principal, whole genome shotgun sequence:
- the LOC143153548 gene encoding uncharacterized protein LOC143153548 isoform X2 → MYCRAQICIYYLLWTATLSPRLTLQQETTTTKNWDCPAECICLSPKQVLCNTGGLKDIPTQQLPPTVEELSLTKNSFPVIKGDAFAGLKVLRKLIMDGNNISTIRPFAFRGLNKLRELFIQHTPLPFIEKFSFAALQNVSTLLLANNKIRYIEGNSFAGTSNIKVIILTNNPLLRIQSHAFSSLTNVIRLIFPSGIRTIEPDAFDGLQHVGLLKLTYMDLSSLQSYTFRGLSYVHSLNIQESDLGIIEKNVFSGLAHVDRLNILNNKIDLIEKLSLRHENNIELLRFHGNHVLEAPRHAKDINLEVSSISAVDNHFPCDCQAHNVLESDFVNGTVSEFQKKNYCISPIEYNGKPMNLVDFDLIARCHDNVMQDNLGSGVVGIFTLPTTLFLVLLFSMNLFQ, encoded by the exons ATGTATTGCAGAGCACAG ATCTGCATTTATTACCTGCTGTGGACAGCGACGCTGAGCCCGAGACTTACGTTGCAACAGGAAACCACTACTACGAAAAATTGGGACTGCCCTGCAGAATGCATTTGCCTTTCACCGAAGCAG GTTCTCTGCAATACAGGTGGGCTGAAAGACATTCCCACGCAGCAGTTGCCGCCGACAGTGGAGGAGCTCTCCTTAACAAAAAACAGTTTCCCGGTAATAAAAGGCGACGCGTTCGCCGGTCTGAAAGTCCTACGGAAGTTGATAATGGATGGTAACAACATCTCTACGATACGTCCATTCGCATTCCGTGGTCTGAACAAATTACGCGAACTCTTCATTCAACATACGCCTCTACCATTCATCGAAAAGTTCTCGTTCGCCGCTCTACAGAATGTATCGACGTTGTTGTTGGCGAATAACAAGATCCGGTACATCGAGGGCAATTCGTTTGCCGGAACATCGAACATAAAAGTGATTATATTGACCAACAACCCGTTGCTCAGAATCCAAAGCCACGCATTCTCTAGCCTAACAAACGTCATCCGCCTGATCTTCCCATCAGGTATCAGAACCATCGAACCGGACGCGTTCGACGGCCTACAACATGTTGGCCTTCTTAAACTAACCTACATGGACCTCTCCTCCCTTCAATCTTACACCTTTCGTGGCCTGTCCTATGTGCACTCTCTGAACATTCAGGAAAGCGACTTGGGCATCATCGAAAAAAACGTCTTCAGTGGTCTTGCTCACGTTGAtcgattaaatatattaaacaacaAGATCGATCTTATCGAGAAACTATCCCTAAGACATGAGAACAATATAGAGTTGTTAAGATTCCACGGGAATCACGTGCTAGAGGCGCCCCGCCACGCCAAAGACATCAATCTCGAAGTTAGCTCCATCAGCGCCGTCGATAATCATTTTCCTTGCGATTGTCAGGCTCATAATGTGCTCGAAAGCGATTTCGTGAACGGTACTGTCAGCGAGTTTCAGAAGAAAAACTACTGCATCTCGCCTATTGAGTATAATGGGAAGCCTATGAATCTCGTGGACTTCGATTTAATTGCCAGGTGTCACGATAATGTTATGCAGGACAACCTGGGCTCCGGTGTTGTTGGAATCTTTACACTACCGACGACTCTATTCCTCGTTCTTTTGTTCTCGATGAACCTTTTTCAGTGA
- the LOC143153548 gene encoding uncharacterized protein LOC143153548 isoform X1, with translation MDALNGYFLFRDWQIVINRLDICIYYLLWTATLSPRLTLQQETTTTKNWDCPAECICLSPKQVLCNTGGLKDIPTQQLPPTVEELSLTKNSFPVIKGDAFAGLKVLRKLIMDGNNISTIRPFAFRGLNKLRELFIQHTPLPFIEKFSFAALQNVSTLLLANNKIRYIEGNSFAGTSNIKVIILTNNPLLRIQSHAFSSLTNVIRLIFPSGIRTIEPDAFDGLQHVGLLKLTYMDLSSLQSYTFRGLSYVHSLNIQESDLGIIEKNVFSGLAHVDRLNILNNKIDLIEKLSLRHENNIELLRFHGNHVLEAPRHAKDINLEVSSISAVDNHFPCDCQAHNVLESDFVNGTVSEFQKKNYCISPIEYNGKPMNLVDFDLIARCHDNVMQDNLGSGVVGIFTLPTTLFLVLLFSMNLFQ, from the exons ATGGATGCATTAAATGGTTACTTCCTCTTTCGAGATTGGCAAATTGTTATCAATCGTTTAGAT ATCTGCATTTATTACCTGCTGTGGACAGCGACGCTGAGCCCGAGACTTACGTTGCAACAGGAAACCACTACTACGAAAAATTGGGACTGCCCTGCAGAATGCATTTGCCTTTCACCGAAGCAG GTTCTCTGCAATACAGGTGGGCTGAAAGACATTCCCACGCAGCAGTTGCCGCCGACAGTGGAGGAGCTCTCCTTAACAAAAAACAGTTTCCCGGTAATAAAAGGCGACGCGTTCGCCGGTCTGAAAGTCCTACGGAAGTTGATAATGGATGGTAACAACATCTCTACGATACGTCCATTCGCATTCCGTGGTCTGAACAAATTACGCGAACTCTTCATTCAACATACGCCTCTACCATTCATCGAAAAGTTCTCGTTCGCCGCTCTACAGAATGTATCGACGTTGTTGTTGGCGAATAACAAGATCCGGTACATCGAGGGCAATTCGTTTGCCGGAACATCGAACATAAAAGTGATTATATTGACCAACAACCCGTTGCTCAGAATCCAAAGCCACGCATTCTCTAGCCTAACAAACGTCATCCGCCTGATCTTCCCATCAGGTATCAGAACCATCGAACCGGACGCGTTCGACGGCCTACAACATGTTGGCCTTCTTAAACTAACCTACATGGACCTCTCCTCCCTTCAATCTTACACCTTTCGTGGCCTGTCCTATGTGCACTCTCTGAACATTCAGGAAAGCGACTTGGGCATCATCGAAAAAAACGTCTTCAGTGGTCTTGCTCACGTTGAtcgattaaatatattaaacaacaAGATCGATCTTATCGAGAAACTATCCCTAAGACATGAGAACAATATAGAGTTGTTAAGATTCCACGGGAATCACGTGCTAGAGGCGCCCCGCCACGCCAAAGACATCAATCTCGAAGTTAGCTCCATCAGCGCCGTCGATAATCATTTTCCTTGCGATTGTCAGGCTCATAATGTGCTCGAAAGCGATTTCGTGAACGGTACTGTCAGCGAGTTTCAGAAGAAAAACTACTGCATCTCGCCTATTGAGTATAATGGGAAGCCTATGAATCTCGTGGACTTCGATTTAATTGCCAGGTGTCACGATAATGTTATGCAGGACAACCTGGGCTCCGGTGTTGTTGGAATCTTTACACTACCGACGACTCTATTCCTCGTTCTTTTGTTCTCGATGAACCTTTTTCAGTGA
- the Nd-39 gene encoding NADH:ubiquinone oxidoreductase subunit 39 isoform X1, translating into MAAGILKTAIQVTKNQNVYAASHAIQSRDYSSNPRIIKNPTTASLKRGTGGRSSFNGIVCTIFGCNGFIGRYVCNRLGKIGTQLILPHRCERYHVLPLKLCGDLGQVLFHPFDLNDEDSIIRTIKYSNVVINLIGRDVETSNFSFEDVHVKAARTLARLAKQCNVERFIQVSCLNAEEHPEPLILPKGSKILKTKWRGECAVREEFPEATIIRPAVVYGQEDQFLTHYMNNWRRTQTQLPLWERGKETEKQPVHISDVAAGIVAVVTNPDTIGQTYQFVGPKRYKLDELVKWFFNLASQGEEGMDYNISHIKYNPFFQWKVSLNEIIYNYYPIASLTWEILEKQHISDKVLPGLPTLEDLGIKPIDMESQIPWEIKPYKFQNYYVEQLGEIVAPPPPKTVPLK; encoded by the exons ATGGCGGCTGGGATTCTGAAAACCGCAATACAAGTAACGA AAAATCAAAATGTGTACGCTGCGAGTCACGCGATACAGAGCCGTGACTATTCTTCGAACCCGAGGATTATCAAGAATCCGACTACAGCCAGCTTGAAAAGGGGCACGGGCGGTCGTAGCTCCTTCAATGGAATAGTGTGCACAATTTTCGGATGCAACGGCTTCATTGGGCGATATGTATGTAACCGTCTCGGGAAAATTGGTACGCAG CTCATTCTTCCACACAGATGCGAACGTTATCATGTTTTGCCCCTCAAGTTGTGTGGGGACCTTGGACAGGTTTTGTTTCATCCATTTGATTTAAATGATGAAGATTCTATAATTAGGACTATAAAATACTCTAatgttgtaattaatttaattggtCGAGATGTTGAAACTTCAAACTTCAGCTTTGAAGATGTACATGTGAAAGCAGCTAGAACTTTGGCTAGACTTGCTAAACAGTGTAATGTGGAACGTTTTATTCAAGTCTCGTGTTTGAATGCAGAAGAGCACCCTGAA ccACTGATATTGCCAAAAGGTTCTAAAATTCTTAAAACAAAATGGAGAGGGGAGTGTGCAGTAAGAGAAGAATTCCCAGAAGCTACCATTATTCGACCAGCAGTTGTATATGGCCAAGAGGATCAATTTTTAACGCATTATATGAATAACTGGAGACGAACTCaaac GCAACTGCCATTATGGGAAAGGggaaaagaaactgaaaaacaaCCAGTACATATTTCCGATGTAGCTGCTGGTATTGTTGCTGTTGTAACAAATCCTGATACTATTGGCCAAACTTATCAGTTTGTTGG gcCTAAACGATATAAGTTGGACGAGTTGGTTAAATGGTTTTTTAATTTAGCATCTCAAGGAGAGGAAGGAATGGATTACAATATATCGCATATAAAGTACAATCCCTTTTTTCAATGGAAAGTttctttgaatgaaattatttataattattatcctATTGCAAGTTTAACTTgggaaattttagaaaaa CAACATATTAGTGACAAAGTATTACCAGGATTGCCAACACTAGAAGATTTAGGCATAAAACCAATCGATATGGAGTCTCAAATACCTTGGGAGATAAAACCATACAAATTCCAGAACTATTATGTTGAACAATTAGGAGAAATTGTAGCACCACCTCCACCAAAGACTGTTCCCTTGAAGTGA
- the Nd-39 gene encoding NADH:ubiquinone oxidoreductase subunit 39 isoform X2, with product MYVTVSGKLLILPHRCERYHVLPLKLCGDLGQVLFHPFDLNDEDSIIRTIKYSNVVINLIGRDVETSNFSFEDVHVKAARTLARLAKQCNVERFIQVSCLNAEEHPEPLILPKGSKILKTKWRGECAVREEFPEATIIRPAVVYGQEDQFLTHYMNNWRRTQTQLPLWERGKETEKQPVHISDVAAGIVAVVTNPDTIGQTYQFVGPKRYKLDELVKWFFNLASQGEEGMDYNISHIKYNPFFQWKVSLNEIIYNYYPIASLTWEILEKQHISDKVLPGLPTLEDLGIKPIDMESQIPWEIKPYKFQNYYVEQLGEIVAPPPPKTVPLK from the exons ATGTATGTAACCGTCTCGGGAAAATTG CTCATTCTTCCACACAGATGCGAACGTTATCATGTTTTGCCCCTCAAGTTGTGTGGGGACCTTGGACAGGTTTTGTTTCATCCATTTGATTTAAATGATGAAGATTCTATAATTAGGACTATAAAATACTCTAatgttgtaattaatttaattggtCGAGATGTTGAAACTTCAAACTTCAGCTTTGAAGATGTACATGTGAAAGCAGCTAGAACTTTGGCTAGACTTGCTAAACAGTGTAATGTGGAACGTTTTATTCAAGTCTCGTGTTTGAATGCAGAAGAGCACCCTGAA ccACTGATATTGCCAAAAGGTTCTAAAATTCTTAAAACAAAATGGAGAGGGGAGTGTGCAGTAAGAGAAGAATTCCCAGAAGCTACCATTATTCGACCAGCAGTTGTATATGGCCAAGAGGATCAATTTTTAACGCATTATATGAATAACTGGAGACGAACTCaaac GCAACTGCCATTATGGGAAAGGggaaaagaaactgaaaaacaaCCAGTACATATTTCCGATGTAGCTGCTGGTATTGTTGCTGTTGTAACAAATCCTGATACTATTGGCCAAACTTATCAGTTTGTTGG gcCTAAACGATATAAGTTGGACGAGTTGGTTAAATGGTTTTTTAATTTAGCATCTCAAGGAGAGGAAGGAATGGATTACAATATATCGCATATAAAGTACAATCCCTTTTTTCAATGGAAAGTttctttgaatgaaattatttataattattatcctATTGCAAGTTTAACTTgggaaattttagaaaaa CAACATATTAGTGACAAAGTATTACCAGGATTGCCAACACTAGAAGATTTAGGCATAAAACCAATCGATATGGAGTCTCAAATACCTTGGGAGATAAAACCATACAAATTCCAGAACTATTATGTTGAACAATTAGGAGAAATTGTAGCACCACCTCCACCAAAGACTGTTCCCTTGAAGTGA
- the Xit gene encoding ALG6/ALG8 family glucosyltransferase xit isoform X2 has protein sequence MVKVENLNYASSDTIYFQRGSVIFLDLLFAYGIREVGKVFCESFDSYAIFIVLSLCNIGLLVVDHIHFQYNGFLLGILLLAIANVSKINNQMSVLQGTLYFALLLNLKHIYLYVAPVFVIWLLKSYCMNSGQFFKRLFLLGSIIMITLIISFGPFVFQLPQVFSRLFPFKRGLVHAYWAANAWALYIGIDKVASIIFKHLGWLKMTKSAVMTGGLVQEQSFTILPTPTPLVTFLLTFLSILPALYCLFFKKHYATNPKQFVRCLVLCTLCSFMFSWHVHEKAILTAIIPLCVLGVTNKDDARIFLILSSTGHIALLPLLYPSNLTPLKILLPLTYMIASFLALSRKFKQRLLYFHELIYVISLPLLTLYETIFHKLIFGDKLPFLPLALTSIYCAIGVSYSWLLYYYMFLRYRNNASSKKKIE, from the exons ATGGTTAAAGTGGAGAATCTGAACTATGCTTCATCAGatactatctactttcaaagaGGTTCTGTTATATTTCTGGATTTACTATTTGCTTATGGAATAAGAGA AGTTGGAAAGGTATTCTGTGAATCATTTGATAGTTACGCTATTTTCATAGTATTATCATTGTGCAACATAGGATTGTTAGTAGTGGATCATATACATTTTCAATATAATGGATTTTTACTTGGTATTTTACTTTTGGCTATTGCAAATGTTTCCAAAATAAACAATCAG ATGTCTGTCTTGCAAGGAACTCTATATTTTGCCCTTTTATTAAACTTGAAGCACATTTATTTGTACGTAGCACCAGTTTTTGTAATCTGGTTGCTTAAATCATACTGTATGAACAGTGGTCAGTTCTTTAAACGTCTTTTTCTACTCGGAAGTATAATCATGATtactttaataatttcatttggcCCATTTGTGTTTCAGTTACCTCAG GTGTTCTCAAGGCTGTTTCCATTTAAAAGAGGTCTAGTACATGCATACTGGGCTGCAAATGCTTGGGCATTGTACATAGGTATAGATAAAGTAGcatcaataatttttaaacatttaggTTGGCTAAAAATGACAAAATCAGCAGTAATGACTGGTGGTTTGGTACAAGAACAGTCGTTTACAATCTTACCAACACCTACTCCActtgtaacatttttattaactTTTCTCTCAATATTG CCTGCATTATATTGCCTATTTTTCAAAAAACATTATGCTACAAATCCAAAGCAATTTGTACGATGCTTGGTTCTTTGCACTTTATGTTCATTCATGTTTAGCTGGCATGTACACGAGAAAGCTATTTTGACTGCTATTATTCCACTATG TGTTTTGGGTGTGACAAACAAAGATGATgctagaatatttttaattttgagcAGTACTGGACACATTGCTCTTTTACCACTACTTTATCCAAGCAATTTAAcaccattgaaaattttattacctCTGACATACATGATTGCATCTTTTCTAGCTCTATCACGAAAATTTAAGCAACGTTTGCTTTATTTTCATGAACTCATATATGTCATTAGTCTACCATTATTAACATTATATGAGACTATATtccataaattaatatttggtgATAAACTACCATTTTTACCTTTAGCTCTTACTTCGATATATTGCGCGATAGGAGTTAGTTATTCTTGGTTGCTTTACTATTATATGTTCTTACGATATCGTAATAACGCcagcagtaaaaaaaaaattgaataa
- the Xit gene encoding ALG6/ALG8 family glucosyltransferase xit isoform X1, giving the protein MDNKNIFELKKKEKSESITVKWSANGIVLRVFILITCLKVLLIPTYHSTDFEVHRNWLAITHSLPIKEWYVNTKSQWTLDYPPFFAWFEYLLSHAAAVIDPEMVKVENLNYASSDTIYFQRGSVIFLDLLFAYGIREVGKVFCESFDSYAIFIVLSLCNIGLLVVDHIHFQYNGFLLGILLLAIANVSKINNQMSVLQGTLYFALLLNLKHIYLYVAPVFVIWLLKSYCMNSGQFFKRLFLLGSIIMITLIISFGPFVFQLPQVFSRLFPFKRGLVHAYWAANAWALYIGIDKVASIIFKHLGWLKMTKSAVMTGGLVQEQSFTILPTPTPLVTFLLTFLSILPALYCLFFKKHYATNPKQFVRCLVLCTLCSFMFSWHVHEKAILTAIIPLCVLGVTNKDDARIFLILSSTGHIALLPLLYPSNLTPLKILLPLTYMIASFLALSRKFKQRLLYFHELIYVISLPLLTLYETIFHKLIFGDKLPFLPLALTSIYCAIGVSYSWLLYYYMFLRYRNNASSKKKIE; this is encoded by the exons atggataataaaaatatttttgaattgaaaaagaaggaaaaatcgGAATCAATAACTGTGAAATGGAGTGCAAATGGAATTGTTTTACGGGTTTTTATCCTTATTACGTGTCTCAAAGTACTTCTAATTCCTACATA TCATTCCACAGATTTTGAGGTACATCGTAACTGGCTTGCCATAACACACAGTTTACCAATTAAAGAATGGTATGTTAACACCAAATCGCAATGGACTCTGGATTATCCACCATTCTTTGCATGGTTTGAATACCTTCTTAGTCATGCTGCAGCAGTCATTGATCCAGAAATGGTTAAAGTGGAGAATCTGAACTATGCTTCATCAGatactatctactttcaaagaGGTTCTGTTATATTTCTGGATTTACTATTTGCTTATGGAATAAGAGA AGTTGGAAAGGTATTCTGTGAATCATTTGATAGTTACGCTATTTTCATAGTATTATCATTGTGCAACATAGGATTGTTAGTAGTGGATCATATACATTTTCAATATAATGGATTTTTACTTGGTATTTTACTTTTGGCTATTGCAAATGTTTCCAAAATAAACAATCAG ATGTCTGTCTTGCAAGGAACTCTATATTTTGCCCTTTTATTAAACTTGAAGCACATTTATTTGTACGTAGCACCAGTTTTTGTAATCTGGTTGCTTAAATCATACTGTATGAACAGTGGTCAGTTCTTTAAACGTCTTTTTCTACTCGGAAGTATAATCATGATtactttaataatttcatttggcCCATTTGTGTTTCAGTTACCTCAG GTGTTCTCAAGGCTGTTTCCATTTAAAAGAGGTCTAGTACATGCATACTGGGCTGCAAATGCTTGGGCATTGTACATAGGTATAGATAAAGTAGcatcaataatttttaaacatttaggTTGGCTAAAAATGACAAAATCAGCAGTAATGACTGGTGGTTTGGTACAAGAACAGTCGTTTACAATCTTACCAACACCTACTCCActtgtaacatttttattaactTTTCTCTCAATATTG CCTGCATTATATTGCCTATTTTTCAAAAAACATTATGCTACAAATCCAAAGCAATTTGTACGATGCTTGGTTCTTTGCACTTTATGTTCATTCATGTTTAGCTGGCATGTACACGAGAAAGCTATTTTGACTGCTATTATTCCACTATG TGTTTTGGGTGTGACAAACAAAGATGATgctagaatatttttaattttgagcAGTACTGGACACATTGCTCTTTTACCACTACTTTATCCAAGCAATTTAAcaccattgaaaattttattacctCTGACATACATGATTGCATCTTTTCTAGCTCTATCACGAAAATTTAAGCAACGTTTGCTTTATTTTCATGAACTCATATATGTCATTAGTCTACCATTATTAACATTATATGAGACTATATtccataaattaatatttggtgATAAACTACCATTTTTACCTTTAGCTCTTACTTCGATATATTGCGCGATAGGAGTTAGTTATTCTTGGTTGCTTTACTATTATATGTTCTTACGATATCGTAATAACGCcagcagtaaaaaaaaaattgaataa